The Candidatus Margulisiibacteriota bacterium nucleotide sequence TTTAACCCATTTCGAGCTTCTTTCGTTCGAGCTTTTTCGGGTCGGTTTTAATTTTATTTTTGTTTTGCTGATCGTTTATCTTTACGGTCTTCTGGCGGTGATCGGCCGACGTATTTACGGCGTCCCCAAGTGGAAAGCCTTTGCCGGGGCGCTGGTCCCATTTTTCTTGTTGTTGATTTTTGCGTTCTTGTTTGATAAAATCGGAATGGAAAGGTTGAAATCATGGATAACACCGTTGAAATAAGATGGCATGGCCGTGGGGGTCAGGGAGCAAAGACCGCTGCGCTTCTCTTTGGAGAAGCGGCAATGTCCCTGGGTAAATATATTCAGGCTTTTCCGGAATACGGCCCGGAGCGGATGGGCGCGCCGGTCGCTTCGTTTAACCGCATCTCCAGCCAACCGATCAATCTCCACTGTTCGATCACCAATCCCAGCCTGGTTGTGGTCCTTGACCCGACCCTAATGGGAAAGGTTGACGTAACTGACGGGATGCCGGATGGCGGCGCGATCATTGTCAACACTACGAGCAAGCCGGCGGAGATCAAAAAACAGCTGGGGAAAGAGATCAAAGTCTATACCGTTGACGCTTCCGGCATTTCGAAGGAGACGATAGGCCGTGACATTCCCAACACCCCGATGCTTGGCGCCCTGGCCAAGGTTAGCGGGATTCTTGATTTTGACATGATGATGAAAGACATGGAAAAGAAACTCTCCGAGAAATTTAAAAACAAGCCTGAGATCGTCAAGGGGAACCTGGCAGCGATCAAACGGGCGTATAGCGAGGTACATGCCGAATGACAACTGATAAACAGGGT carries:
- a CDS encoding 2-oxoacid:acceptor oxidoreductase family protein, which translates into the protein MDNTVEIRWHGRGGQGAKTAALLFGEAAMSLGKYIQAFPEYGPERMGAPVASFNRISSQPINLHCSITNPSLVVVLDPTLMGKVDVTDGMPDGGAIIVNTTSKPAEIKKQLGKEIKVYTVDASGISKETIGRDIPNTPMLGALAKVSGILDFDMMMKDMEKKLSEKFKNKPEIVKGNLAAIKRAYSEVHAE